A part of Aegilops tauschii subsp. strangulata cultivar AL8/78 chromosome 2, Aet v6.0, whole genome shotgun sequence genomic DNA contains:
- the LOC109734980 gene encoding uncharacterized protein: MSGLYYPWNYYGSCTIYSLRPEKHVATAILQKTPPVFPDTTRAPSLQCSVARWLLSFPIPLSATTVHGQIPANSGQSLPCRPLSPPPPSLTSVQPVYPPIRSPQQTLGTVDTHKCQLSRRGLHRGRRKCDFCGGAATRGGDARRTAADVAVQEAEVLADDGEQAAGPRTTDAGGLLSPSTASTLARSASGCSIWSAWRRPHPWSPCRGEVATASSLVAAPGGGGGGTVTRAPLPRPSPRARCLVYPQLTLFRAQGAEKQLCTILYLLLPNDRTSGGSTSSGAEDQQQYGQTSSSKRTMVCAEELRRQGRSRRTGARAGKKEQHGLAQEIEEHAWEIKEEACELLVHLIIEAGSDNDREELRRRTREAQGGCA; the protein is encoded by the exons ATGTCCGGCCTATACTACCCGTGGAACTACTATGGTTCT tgtaccatatactccctccgtcctgaaAAACATGTCGCGACGGCAATTTTACAAAAAACCCCTCCAGTGTTTCCCGACACAACCCGCGCTCCCTCTCTCCAGTGTTCAGTCGCGCGATGGCTGCTCTCTTTCCCCATTCCCCTGTCGGCCACCACGGTTCACGGCCAGATCCCGGCCAACTCCGGCCAGTCCCTGCCCTGCCGACCTTTGTCGCCACCCCCTCCTTCCCTTACCTCCGTCCAGCCCGTTTACCCGCCAATTCGCAGCCCCCAACAAACCCTGGGCACCGTCGACACTCACAAATGCCAACTTTCTCGCCGCGGATTGCATAGAGGAAGGAGAAAATGCGATTTTTGCGGTGGTGCGGCGACGCGTGGTGGCGATGCACGGAGAACGGCTGCCGATGTGGCCGTCCAGGAGGCCGAGGTTCTCGCGGACGACGGCGAGCAGGCCGCGGGTCCACGGACGACGGACGCAGGAGGCCTGCTGTCGCCGAGCACCGCTTCTACTCTTGCGAGGAGCGCGTCCGGGTGCTCGATCTGGAGTGCATGGCGACGGCCTCATCCCTGGTCGCCGTGCCGGGGGGAGGTGGCGACGGCCTCATCCCTGGTCGCCGCGCCGGGGGGAGGTGGCGGTGGCACAGTAACTCGAGCTCCCCTTCCTCGACCCAGCCCCCGAGCCCGATGTCTCGTCTACCCTCAG TTAACATTGTTCAGAGCACAAGGAGCAGAGAAGCAACTCTGTACAATACTATACCTTCTTCTTCCTAATGATAGGACCTCTGGTGGCAGCACAAGCAGCGGTGCAGAGGATCAGCAGCAGTATGGGCAAACGAGCAGCAGCAAACGAACAATGGTATGTGCAGAGGAGCTCCGACGGCAGGGTAGAAGCAGACGCACGGGTGCGCGGGCAGGAAAGAAGGAGCAGCACGGGCTCGCGCAGGAGATTGAGGAGCACGCGTGGGAGATCAAGGAGGAAGCGTGCGAGCTCCTGGTCCACCTGATCATTGAGGCAGGTTCCGACAATGACCGTGAGGAATTGCGGCGGCGCACGCGCGAGGCTCAAGGAGGATGCGCATGA